cccccccccatcaaccctcagtttgttctcagtttttaagagtctcttgtggtttgcctccctccctctctgtaacttttttccccccttcccctcccccatggtcttctgtgaagtttctcaggatccacagatgagtgaaaacatatggtatctgtctttctctctatgacttatttcacttagcatcacactctccagttccatccacgtggctacaaaaggccatatttcattttttctcattgccaagtagtattcctttatatatgtaaaccacatcttctttatccatttgtcagttgatggacatttaggctctttccataatttggttattgttgaaagtgctgctataaacattggggtacaagtgctcctatgcattagcactcctgtatcccttgggtaaatttctagcggtgctattgctgggtcataggatagacctatttttaattttttgaggaacctccacagttttccagagcggctgcaccagtttgcattcccaccaacagtgcaagagggttcccgtttctccacatccttgccagcatctatagtctcctgatttgttcattttagccactctgactggcgtgaggtggttttgatttgtatttccctgatgaggagtgacgttgagcatcttttcatgtgcctgttggccatctggatgtcttctttgaatgaagtgtctattcatgaatAGAAGGGTCTATTcacatcctctgcccatttcttcactggattgtttgtttttcgggtgtggagtttggtgagttctttatagattttggataccagccctttgtccaatatgtcatttgcttGATTCTCATTGGACTGGAGAGAGATACCCAGAAAGTCCACAGGGAGCCCCGTGAGAAGTCCACAAACCCAGCCTCCAAAGGGCTAGCAGTACAGTCTCGTCCTTGATGGGATTCTGAAATTGCCCTGGACTCCGAGATCTGAGACGCAGAcaaggaggagggtgggggtggcccGCGGGTCCTGCCTCGAAGAACTCACAGTTAGGTTTGGAAATGAGACAGACGCACAGACAAGGATTAGAGAATTACACTAGTACTAAGGGCTTGCCGGACACCTGTGGTTACCCAGAGGGAGTATGGCCCTCCGGATCCATCTGGATCTGGCCCTAAAGGGTTAGCGGCATTTAGGAAAGGCATTCAAGGTGGGGGTAGCAACCAGGgcaaaagaggagggaaggaaaggaggagcgTCCTGAAGTTGCAGGCAAAAGCTCATGAGGCCCCCGCTCCCAGAACTGTCTACACGATTTCTCCATTTCTCCGGGTTTGGTAGCCCCGTCTTGGGGACAGCCAGCAGAGGGCAGCGTGATGCCACAGCCCAGGGAGCACAAAGCCGCTAAACTGGGCAAGGGAGGCCGTGCCCACATCCACGTTCCAAAGTAAGTCTGGCCGCTTCTCTCTTGGGTTCAACTTGGAGCTGAATCAAGTTCCAGAGAAGGGAGTCTGGCCACACATTTGCAGGGAGGACTGAgattcagtcattcatttgttcattcatttgttcgttCAACGGCCACTGAATGTGTTTGCGGTTTCCAGCCCTTCCACAGGCCCTGGGACCGCAGGGGTGGATGATACGGTATTGCGACAGTCACAGTGGTGGCAAGAAGAAATGTTTGCGCGGTGCTGACTGCAGGCCAGGGCCTCCCTAAAGTGCCTTACTTGTATCAGGTCATTTATCCCTCACAGCAACTCTGTGAGctggatactattattatcccggTTTCACCAAGAAGAGGACTTAAAGGCACAGCATGTATGTGACTCGCCCAGGGTCACACGGCCACAGAGTGGTAGAGCCAGGGTTTGAATCCAGGCCATCTGGATCCAGAGTCTTCCTAATGGCTTTGCTGCACAGATATAACTTGAACAAGTACATGGCTGAGGTGAGTTCAGTGACTATGATTgctaacaagaaaataaaagggagcaTTGTAATGGTGACAGGGGTTGAGGCAATCTTAGATTCAGTGGTCAGATAAGGACTTAGGTGGAGAGATAGTGGTGACAAAGGATCCAAGACCTGGCAGGGGAGGAGGATCATATTAGCATGTAGACAATCTCTGCTGAGTCCTAGGGGTCCCAGCACATAGCTCAGGGCCACTCGTGGACCATTTTTGTCTGGGACCAAGCACCCACACGCCTCAACCAGAGCCCTAGGAACCCCCAGAGCCAATGCTCCTCAGTGaggggtgtgcagagagaggCCTGGATGCAGGCTGGGGGGAGCCCCCTAACAGCTGGATGCTGGGTCTTTCAAGAACTGGGTCTGTTGGCTTCTATTTGATATTCACACACTCGCACAGGCACAAAAATACGTATAAATACCCCCAAATCCATGTACACACAATTCCCCATTCGGTCTCACCTGCCCAGTGCCTTGCCTTCTCTGAGCTCCCTAGAGCTGTTCCAGGCCCAGACCCACTCCCTAAAGTCACACCCTGGAAAGTGAGACCCTGGAAATGCATAGGGAAGGATTGGGGTCAGAAGTTGCTTTTCACTAGTGGGGCATCGATCACTGAAGGAGATTATTTGGACTCTGACAATATGCAAGTAAGCAGGACGTCTGTCACTTCATGAAGGGCCTGCAAGGAATGGAGAATCCCTGGCTTCCTGGCTCCAGCCCTCCGTGCAAAGTTGAGGTACAGGCAGAAAGCGCTGTAGTGATGATACTTCTTGGGCCAGTGAGTTTCATGCAGATCACCTAGGGATCTTGAGAAAATGACAGATGTCTGGAACTTTGATTCACCGGATCCAGAGTGGAGCTGAGATCCCATGATTTTGTCAAGCATTCCAGGCAGTTCCGCTGGTCACTACCCTGAAAAGCTGCACGAAGTGGCACGAACACTCTGTCTTGCAGGACAGGACACGCTGGACCTTGGGTTGGCGCTGGCCAGCCTAGCCCAAGGCATTGGTTTAGCAAATAAATGGCTACTTGCATCCCACTTCTTTAGAGCACGACCCCTGTGTTTGGCTGGATAAAGCACTGTTCCACAGTTGGGGACACTGTCTCCTCCCCCGCACAGGCTGCTACCGGGGTGGGGATCCCTCCTTCCCAAACTCCTTGCCCGGAGCTCCTCCTACCTTTCCAGCACTTCACCAGCCACTCAGGGTCACAGGACAGCATCGCTTTGCAAAATCCACTTCCCAACATCTCCAGCTCAGGCCCCACAGTGACATTCAATCCTTCCTGGttaatgagaaaaaggaaaaacaaaaaaacaaacaaaaaaaaccccgaTTCCCGGCAGGCTCCAAACCACAGATCAGTTACACAATCATGAGCAAATAACCTTCCAGGTCAGAGGCTGTCTCCATGACATGTGGTCTGACTGACCCCTGGTGCTGGTCGATCTCTGACAGCcacagagaagggaggcaggCTGGTCCCAGGCAGGAAGGGGATTTGACGAATGTGAAAGCCTGGTCTTCGGCTGGTACCCCAAGTCCCCAGCTTTGGCTTGGGGGTGGCTAAAAGTAAGAACAGCAGAGCGGTAGGACTCTGAAGAAAGACTGTCCTACAGGCCCTGCAATTCCTGGATCTGGAACTCAGGCCGAAGCCTGGGCCTTGAATGTTGTGAACTTTTGTAGTTGTTTTCATTCTGGCCCAGGAAACAAGTCACAGTTACGTTGGTTGTGTCCAGTCTTCCACAGGAGACCATTGACTTACAGAtgtaatttaaattcaaagttCCCGTCCTGAAAGCAAGGTGTATTTGTCCTTCTAACTTACTCAGACTGGCTTTCAATGGACTTGAGAGATGGGTGGTAAGTGTTTAGGCTACAATTCCTTTGGACAAAATTGATTGACAGGTAGCAAAAGCTGAAAACAGTTCTCAGGCCCTACGGCTTTGAGCTCAAAATAGGCCCTGCAGATCTGAACCTCTGTGTAACCTTTGATTCATCCAACTTTCCAGGGAAGAAGCCATTACAGACCAATTTACAGATAGGAAGACTGAGGGCCACTCGATGCGTTAGTCAGGGAGCTGACCTCAAACCGCAAGCTCCCGGTTCCAAATCCTGAACCTCCCACCCACCAAGCGCCTCTCCTTTAGCCCTAACAGGGCACACAGAGAGTCAGGCCTCTTTCCTCCCCCAGGCGTGACCCCGGGGTCAGGGCCCCAGCTCCCCAGAGGTGTGAATACCAGCTTCGTTTCCAGGAACACTCTGATGTATGACCTTCAGGTTTGTGCTCCTGGCATGAGTCAGCAAAGGAAGATTGCAGCTTGGAGAAGTCTCCCAGTTCCCTGGTCCAAAAAAACCCAGCCTGGGAAACGCGATGGCAGAGAACAGACATCAGAACCGACAACAGGGCTCGAGAGGAACGTGCTGCCTGAAGCCTGTAAGGTCTGTCCTTGGAGCGCCTCGGTTCATTCTGTCCCTCGTGTGAGAGAGATCAACGACTGACTGCATGCTCCTTAGTAAAGGAGACTGCCTGTCCTCAGCCCTTGAATGAGAGAGACCATCTGGCGAGTCACCGCAAATCCATAATTTCCCTCTTGTTCCAGGTCCTGGGAAGCCTGGAGAACTGCGGTTTCTATCTTTGGACTCTCATGAGAAtcctagatctttttttttttttttttttttttttttttttttatcagtgtttaaacatttatatctttttgagggagagaggcagagagagaggggaacagaggatccgagaatcaggctctgtgctgacagcagagggcctgaccaggggctcgaactgacggaaccgcgagatcatgacctgagccaaagttggacgttcaaccgactgagccacccaggtgccctgagaatccTGTATCTTTAGATCAACTCCAACTCCTCTGAGCTAACTTGCACGGCACCCCGCTGCCAGCTGATGGGGTACAGGGAGCTGGGGCCTCAGTTCTAGATCAAGGGAAGTAGGGCAGCAAGGGGTTACCTTTAGAGAGGAGCTCTGAAGAGACATCAGTTTCTAGATCAGGGAAGAACAAGCGAGGAAGAATCCTAAACGGGATGGAAGAATCTGAGCTTGTCCTGTAGATTTTTATTGCCTTTCCCTGAACTAAGGAGGCAATCAATCGGTAGACCCTGGGGAACAATCCATGTGAAGTACATGACTATACGTTCTACCACTTTCCAGCTGGACACCACTGGCCTTTATGCACAGTGTAAACAAAGGGTAGACACGATCCCCACCCCCCTACATAAAATAGAAGGAATTACCTAATGGTTACCTGTCCgttttctcatttttgtctcAGCCATGAGAAAATCCGGGTGTGACTTTCATGCCTGCTGATGGGAATTCTCTTGTTTGGAGCTGTTCTATGCgtatcttctttccttctcaaaagtttctggtctttcctttttctagttGCCATACCTGTGGTTCCACATGTGCCTCTAAACTGTAAGCACTCCCCGTTCTTTTGGTAAGCAGTGTGGATTTGCACTGAAAATAGAGACCTGGTCTGTTCTACACCACGAGAATATTCTTCTCGGTGCCCCCGGGTACAGTGTCTGAAGAAGCGCCTTACTAAAAATTCAGTGAAGAGCTAACCCTTAGAGGCAAGGACCCAGGTcctgccaccctccccctgccagtGCCAATGAGGCAGTAAGTCCCCTCCCAgcggtcccccctcccccccgccctgaTGGTCCTGCTCGCCTGGGAGAGAACCCTACCCTCTATTCACTTCTCAGTGTCCAATCCTCTCATCTATTTGGTAATTCTTTGCTGTACCCGTTCAACAAATACGCATCCAACACTTACTAAATATGAAGTGCTCTCTCTTGGCAATTCAGATACAAAGAAAGctcatttttacataaatatttcagtaggtTAAAGTGGCCCTTGGTCCATTCGTGAAATATTTTCTGATCTCATTTTGTGAATGGCATACATTGAAGCTGGAATTCGCTTTCCTTCCCCAGTTTGCTGCATGGGCTCCATATAACCTCAGCTCCACCTACCCCGAGGTTGCTGGAAACCAGTCCTGGTCATGAGCAGCGTTGCTGGCCAACAGGGCAACAGAACCCTGCTCGGAGGGGGGTTTTACTTGCTGACTGGGTGCCTCTGCATAATCCGACAGGGTGGCACCCGTGATCTGGATGACACTGCACAGTTTGACAGGGTGTGAAACTCACCTTTGGGGAGTTTTCCTCTTGTCTCCATAATAATGGATAGTGTGGACCCGTGTTAAGGCGAGGATGTCACAGAAGGAAGGGGGTGCTGAACATGAAGGGATTGAGACCTGCCCTGTGGAGAGGGACACAGCCTGCCTGGCCATCGCCTCCTCCGTGATGCTGGCATACGTCACAATGTCAAATCATTGTCCTAAAAGTAAACAGGGAGGGAAGGCTTCCCTTTGTCCTCAAGATCACCCTAGTGATGATAGGGAGGCCACGGCCAGTTGGGCAGGGTGAAGGGACTCCTGGTCTAATCCTTGTTACCGATGTGGGACACCGCCGGACATTACACTCTGGTGGTGAAAGATTTCCTGGTGCAACTCACGGACAACTAAAAACAGcaccgggggcacctgggtggttcagtccgttgagcgtccaacttcagctcaggtcatgattttgcagttcgtgggttccagccccgcatcaggctctgtgctgacacctcagaacctggagcctgcttcggattctgtgtctccctctctctctgcctctctctctctctctctctctctcaaaaataaataaacattaaaaaataaaaataaaaacagcaccCACGTCAGACGGGGCTGGCCTAGCCATGGGAAGGCACGTAGGGCAGGAGAGCTTGGCAACATGCCATAGTGGCAACATGTGGGGGAGAAGGAGCTGGGTCTCCCGGAGGCTGAGGTCTACTGCTCTGATGCAGACTGGCCTCCACTGGCCTCCCTGGGAGGCTGCGGTGTCCTCACTGCAGAAGGAAGGGTGTGATTTGGCCCTTTCCATGGCTGACTCTGACCCGATGCTGTGCTCTTAGGCAGGACAGAGGGTGTCCTTCACTACAGACTGGACCAGAAACCCTCGAGCCCGGCTGTCAACTTCTTGTCACTTCCTCATCCCCATAAGCACATCCCTTTATTTCCCTCCGTCCCCCTGAAGGAATGAGTCAACACCGTGGTGTGCAGTGGGGAAATGGGCCATGAATTCTCTTTCGGAGCAGCAGAGAGCTCAGTGGGAAGCCAAGGAGGCGACCTCCTCCTCAGGCTGGGAATTCACAGACggccaggaaggaggaagagcaggaaaTGTCATTCCAGAGCCCGTCCTGGAGGAGGATCACACAATCCTCCCCTGAGCCGTGGTCGTTAGGCTCATCCCTCTTCCAGTTGCTGTAGGCAAGCCTCCCTCCCGTCACGTACATAAACCGGCCTTCAGTCACTTCGTCCGTGATGCCCAAGAAGGCAGGGCTGCCGGCCATATCCTGGATGGCTTTATTCTCCTCAGCGTTCTTCGGCGTGGCCACGGTGCCCTGGAGCTCGGCGCACTGGGCCTTCACTTTGAAAAAAGGCATTCTTTCACCGTTGGTCACGTAGAACTTCTTCCCAGGTGTTTTGCCCAAGGAGAAGGCTTGCACTGAAATCACAATGGAAGGGATAGGTTGACTGGGCTTGGAGCTCGGCCCGGGAAACTAGGCGAAAAGCCCTTCCCTGGAAACTCAGGACTCAGAGAAATAGTCCCGTGTTCAACCATGGAGTCAGATCCTAGCAAGGGAGCACTCCTCAGCTGCAGAGCAAGCCCCCGGCAGAAAGCTTGCACTCTCCCGGGACATCCCGCCCACGAGAGGAACGTCTGTATAAACCGTCCCAGTACAGGGGACATAGGGAAGGGTGTTTGGGCCACCCTGCCAGGCTCGGGCACCAGACGTGGATGGACTGCCATCTGAGACCAGGGATTGCTAGACAAAGAGCCAGGATTCTGGAGGCGCAGAACTTCACGTGCAATCCTTCCTCTGttacttcctagctgtgtgacagCGAGTGAATTACCTACACTTCCCGGACCTATTGTTCCTCACCTGTAAACAGAATGGGTATAATATGCACAAATAGGGCCACTGGGAGGATTGAATGAAACCATATTACGAGATAATGCTAACCTAGCGCAGGCCGCGGTGTGTGGTAAGTGTTCGTAAATGTTAgcttttgggcgcctgggtggctcagtcagttaattgtcccacttcagctcaggtcatgatgtcatggtttgtgggttcgagccccgtatcaggctctgggatgccagctcggagcctggagcctgcttcggattctgtgtctccctctctctctctgcccctcccctgctcaagctctttttctctctctctctgtctctctctctcaaatataaataaaaacattaaaaaaaaattttttttttttaaattttttttttcaacgtttttatttatttttggggcagagagagacagagcatgaacgggggaggggcagagagagagggagacacagaatcggaaacaggctccaggctccgagccatcagcccagagcctgacgcggggctcgaactcacggaccgcgagatcgtgacctggctgaagtcggacgcttaaccgactgcgccacccaggggcccccaaaatttttttttttaaatggtagctCTCGTCTACCCTCCCCGAAACCTAGGGCACTCTGAAGAAAAAGGTGACAGCCAAGAACACACGGGGGGCAGAAAACAAGCTTACACTTTTTGACATGGTCCAGTTCCGATTTCAGTCTCCTCATCTCTGCCTCCAGGTTAGCCAGCTTAGTCTCCACAACTACAAAGCAATAGGGAGAAGGGTATTTATTGGGAAGAGGAACCCTAAATTGGAGAGGAGAGTATTTTGCCAAAgcggagtgggggaggagaaagctTTACTGAAGAGTATGCttattctaaaaaataagaaaacaaaaagaagcaaaaaaccCCTGCATTCCTGCCTTCTGAGATATACTTAGTAGCTCTTGTAAACTGTGACTTAGAactaacaatagtaataataataatagtgataataataataatcaaaactgggtggttcagttggttaagccatctgactttggcccaggtcatgatctcatggttcgtgggttcgagccccgcattgggctctgtgctgacagctcggagcctggagcttgcttcagattttgtatctccctcactctctgcccctccaccacttatactctgtctctcaaaaataaatagacatttaaaaaaccttGTAAATTATTAGGGCTCCGGATCCTGTTGTTCACATATTGCTTAAAATGTTGCGGTATTATCGTTATTTACAAGAAAAAGCCCAACTCATTATTCTCCTTTTTGATAACTTTTTCTTAatcattctctttcatttcttattctaggcaaacttcttttttttttaatttttttaaatatttatttatttctgagagagagagagagagaaagagaaagacagagcatgagtgggggaggggcggaggcagagggagacaaagaatccgaagcaggttccaggctctgagctgttagcacagagcccgaggcggggcccgaacccacagaccgtgagatcgtgacccgagccaaagtcttacacttaaccgactgagctacccaggtgcccctaggaaaaCCTCttaatacttttataattttgatggGCCAGCTGGCAGATATTAACAAGAGGTcatcattttacttttgttgtcaCCGAATTTACTTGATTTTACCCTGAACGGGGGTTGCCACCACATTCCCCAGGATTCAGGGGTCCTAGGATACCCACCGTTTCCACGCCACGCTTTTGACGATAGACATAAACCCCACTCTCGAGAGGACATTGTTCCTGCCTCTCAGCCTGGAGCTGCTTGCAGACTACATCCGCTGAGGAAGAGGCAGGCCCGTGTCCCACAGAGGCCTGGGGTTGGAGGGGGGTGACCCGGCAGGATTGGGAAGGCTGCATTCAGGCAGCACGTTCACAGAAACGCGTGTGCTGGATGGGCAGGAGTCGAGCGTCTTCCGATGGGGCAGCAGGAAATGGGCCACCTCCCACCTGGCCCAGGAGTCCCCAGGGTCTGGGGTTCCCTAGGCCCACACTGTGCTGGGGTGAGCTCCTTACCTGAATTGTCTCCACGGTCTCCTTTGGTGCCCTTTACTCCTGGAGCCCCAGGAGGCCCTGTGTTTCCTGGAGGCCCCATTTTCCCCGGAGGACCCTGCAAGCCTCTGAGCCCCTGCCCTGttgtaagaggaaagaaaagtgatCCAGGGGCTGTGGCTCATTCCCTTTTTCCAGAAGTTCAGTTCGATTTACAATGACCCCAGAAAACCTCCAGTGAACCAGTGGTGACCCAAGAAAAAAGATCTTCCTGCATTCCAGGG
This window of the Prionailurus viverrinus isolate Anna chromosome D2, UM_Priviv_1.0, whole genome shotgun sequence genome carries:
- the MBL2 gene encoding mannose-binding protein C; translation: MFPSSSLPVLLLCMLTASSSEIKISEDALKTCSAIACGIPGRDGRDGPKGEKGEPGQGLRGLQGPPGKMGPPGNTGPPGAPGVKGTKGDRGDNSVVETKLANLEAEMRRLKSELDHVKKLQAFSLGKTPGKKFYVTNGERMPFFKVKAQCAELQGTVATPKNAEENKAIQDMAGSPAFLGITDEVTEGRFMYVTGGRLAYSNWKRDEPNDHGSGEDCVILLQDGLWNDISCSSSFLAVCEFPA